From Pseudomonas poae, the proteins below share one genomic window:
- a CDS encoding alpha/beta fold hydrolase: MSTPVEEVRLSLPHIELAAHLFGPEHGLPVIALHGWLDNANSFARLAPKLSGLRIVALDMAGHGHSAHRPAGAGYALWDYVFDVLQVAEQLGWKRFALLGHSLGAIVSLVLAGALPERVTHLGLIDGVIPPTASGENAAERLGMALQAQLSLQHKRKPVYSTLDRAVEARMKGVVAVSREAAELLAQRGLMPVPGGYTWRTDSRLTLASPMRLTDEQAMAFVRRVGCPAQLVVAADGMLAKHPELLSQLPFAVTTLPGGHHLHLNDEPGAALVADCFNRFFSTP; the protein is encoded by the coding sequence ATGAGCACACCTGTCGAAGAAGTGCGCCTGAGCCTGCCGCACATCGAATTGGCCGCCCATCTGTTCGGCCCTGAACACGGCTTGCCGGTGATCGCCCTGCATGGCTGGCTGGACAATGCCAACAGCTTTGCGCGGCTGGCACCCAAGCTGAGCGGCTTGCGCATCGTGGCCCTGGACATGGCGGGGCATGGGCATTCGGCGCATCGTCCCGCAGGCGCGGGTTATGCCTTGTGGGATTATGTTTTTGATGTGCTGCAAGTCGCCGAACAGCTGGGCTGGAAACGTTTTGCATTACTTGGCCATTCGCTGGGCGCCATTGTCTCGCTGGTGCTGGCCGGTGCCTTGCCGGAACGGGTCACGCACCTGGGTTTGATCGACGGGGTGATACCGCCGACCGCCAGCGGTGAGAACGCCGCCGAGCGGCTGGGCATGGCCTTGCAGGCGCAATTGAGCCTGCAGCACAAGCGCAAGCCGGTCTACAGCACTCTGGATCGAGCGGTCGAGGCGCGAATGAAAGGCGTGGTGGCGGTGAGTCGCGAAGCCGCCGAACTGCTGGCCCAGCGCGGTTTGATGCCGGTGCCGGGTGGGTACACCTGGCGCACGGACAGTCGCCTGACCCTGGCCTCGCCGATGCGTCTTACAGACGAACAAGCCATGGCCTTCGTGCGACGTGTAGGGTGCCCTGCACAGCTGGTGGTTGCCGCCGACGGCATGCTGGCGAAACATCCCGAATTGCTTTCTCAGCTACCTTTTGCCGTCACCACGCTGCCAGGAGGCCATCATTTACACCTTAATGATGAGCCCGGCGCAGCTCTTGTTGCAGACTGTTTCAATCGGTTTTTCTCCACGCCTTGA